The following is a genomic window from Paenibacillus thiaminolyticus.
CGTTCTCCGATCATTACGACGGCTGCATGCATCCTGCTTATCGTCAAGCTCGTACATCTGGAACGGTATCTGCCTGCCATCGAGCGGAGAGGACTGGAATTGGGGCTGCTGTTCCTGACGATAGCCGTACTTGTTCCCTTCGCCGCCGAGCGGATTACGTCCGAACATCTATGGAGCACACTGACATCTTGGCCGGGAATTATCGCGTTGGCCGGCGGCGCTATCGCCACATCCATGAACGGCAGAGGCCTGGAGCTGCTGAAAACAGATCCTCAGATGATCGTTGGCCTCGTTGCCGGGTCTCTTATCGGGATCATTCTATTGCGGGGCGTGCCTGTGGGTCCGCTGATGGCGGCCGGAATCACAGCCTTGCTCTTGACTATTAGCCGGTGGATTATTGATAAGTTCTAGCCGCTTCTCCCCGCCTCTTATTTGAGGCATGACAACAAGCCGGCCCTCGCGGACCGGCTTATCTTGTGCACAGCTTCCTATATTTATCTGCGATTTATCTGCGGTCTTTCGGACCGCCGACGAACGCTTCCTCTACCGCATCAAGCCCGTATGAAGTGTGAAGTGCAGCAATAATATCATTCAGCTTGGAGTTCAACACGACGCAGGACACTTTGATCTCGGAGGTGCTTACCATTTTAATGCTAACGCCTGTCTCCGAGATGACACGGAACATTTGCGCCGCGACACCAGGGTGGCTGACCATGCCCGCGCCGACGATCGAGATTTTGACCAGATCCGCTTCAGAGGTCACTTCGCGGTAAGGAACTTCACTCCGGATGTTCTCCAGTACCTGAACAGCGCGATCCCGGTCATGCAGCGCGGTCGTGAACGAGAAATCGGCTTCCCCGTTCGTTACCCCGCTCTGAACGATGATATCTACATCGATCTGCGCATCGGCGAGCGCGCCGAACATGCGGGCGAGCACCCCCGGAAGATCGGCTACGCCCAGAACACTAATGCGCGCCACATTTTTGTCATAGGCGATGCCGCTAACGACCACCCCTTGCTCCATCTTCGCTTCCTCCTTCACATAGGTCCCTTCATTGTAATTGAAGCTTGATCGCACGACGAGACAGACCTTGTTATGCTTCGCATATTCTACAGCCCGGGGGTGAAGAACCGCCGCGCCAAGATTGGCCAGCTCCAGCATTTCATCGTATGAGATCTCCTTCAGCTTGCGCGCACGGCGCACGATTCTCGGATCGGTAGAATAGATTCCGTCGACATCCGTATAGATTTCACACACATCGGCTTCAATCGCCGCAGCCAGCGCGACCGCCGTCGTGTCGGATCCGCCGCGGCCGAGGGTTGTAATCTCTCCATCCTCGGTCATGCCTTGGAAGCCGGCGACGATAACAATGTTCCCCGCTTGCAGCGCCGCATGCACGCGCTCCGGAACGATGTCCATAATACGCGCCTTCCCATGCGTGGCATCGGTCCGGAAGCCCGCCTGCCAGCCGGTCATCGACATGGACGCATGGCCCAGCTTCTGGATGGCCATCGATAACAGGGACACCGAGATCTGCTCGCCCGTTGTCAGCAGCATATCCATCTCACGTGCCGGCAGTTGATCGTTTATACTTTTCGCTTGATCAATCAAATCATCCGTCGTATCGCCCATCGCAGACACAACGACAACACATTGGTGGCCTTCTAATTTTTTCTGTACGATCCGTTCGGCAACCTGCTTCATCCGTTCGACCGTACCGACGGAGCTGCCTCCGAACTTCATAACGTATAGTGCCACGCTGACTCACTCCCACCCTAAATGGACTGTATCAATCATTAATTGCATATTATAGCACGTTTTTGGGTGGATGGAAGAAAAAAATACAAAAATCACGGACGTCCTGACACCCTTCATCGGAATTCGTTCGGATTGGGCAAAATAGAAGATACTGTGCTCATGACCTTTGAATATCGTCCCCATCGCTCAGGACCTTTCTCTACTCATTTTGTACTCCTTCTGTACCCATCCAATGATTCTCCCAGACACTCAGGTAAACTCGCTTATCCTTATGCTAAACCTCCCAAATATTCAGGTAAGTTCGCGCATCCTCATAGCGAGTCTCCCGTACATTCAGGTAACCCCGTATAACCTTATGACAAGCCTCCCATTCGTTAGGTAACCTTCTACATCCATATACCGAGTCTCCCAAGCGCTCAGGTCCTACAATCTTCAACAAATCGCTTCCTTATTAATGAGTCGGACATGCCACAACCAGGTTACGGTTTCAATGGACTTTTTTAGGGAATATCATCCCACTTTCATGCTTGATATGGAAACATATGTTTGGTATAATCAAAATGAGAACATTTGTTTGCATTTAAAAGGAGGCTGCTGGGATGAATGGCTGGTCGAACGTCGGCACGTTGGAGGAGTTAATGAATCTATTCCCTACAGAAGAATCATGCATTCCTGCTCTGTTTGCGTCGAGATGGCCTCATGGCTTTCGCTGCCCGAACTGCCGGCATGCCCGCGCCTATATAATCCGAACAAGGCGGGTTCCTCTGTATGAATGCAGCGACTGCAAGCACCAGACGTCTCTGACGGCCGGCACAATTCTGGAAGGAAGCCGGACCTCTTTGCGGAAATGGATCGCAGCGATTTGGCTTGTCTCTCATCCTGATGAAGGAATTAATGCGGTTAGGCTGAGCTCTGTGCTTAAGATTACCTATAAAACAGCATGGGCGATGCTGCATAAGATTCGGATAGCGATTAGTTGTGCCGATGAAGAAGAACGGCTTGATCATCGTGTGTTTGGCTTTATTGCCTTTAATGGCCCGCGCCAATATCCCAATGTCGAGCTGGGTCCGCGGGAGCAACCGATTATCGTGTCAGTCTCTTTGGATTCGAACGGGGAAGAACGTCAATATAAAATGAAGCAGATTAACCGGCGGCATATATCCGGCAAGCTGTTGCTTCCTTGCGGCCGCGATCATTTTATTGCAGAACATGTCTCTGCGCCGGAGTCCATGATCTCTATCATCCGCCAACGATTTCGGGTTAAGCAAAATAGTCCTCTGTATGGTGTGTTCCGGCGTGCGCAGCGTTGGTTATCCGAGACGTTCCGCGGAATTAGCGGCAAGTATTTGCAGTATTATTTGGACGAATTTTGTTATCGTGAAAATGCCGCCGCCCGCCAGACAGCAGGATGGGAACCCTTGGCGGCGATATGCTTTGCCAACAACGGGGCAAGACGCCGTTATTTATGGAGGGTATCCTCCTCTAAAACTTCCGTTCACTTGCTTACGGCTGCCTAAAAGAATTGATGCAGGAATTCGGGAAAAATCTATGCCTGCTGGACTGATCAGTCCCTCTGTTCTTAGTAATTTTTCGTTGAGAATCCCACATCAAAAAGTTCCATTTTTTGATTGGGTCGTTTTTTTGCTGATCACAACATTATCGTGCTCCAGAGTAAAGCTTTCCTGAGTCACCGGGATAACGGAATGATGGATAATGAATGATGGATAATGGAATGAGTGCTACCGAAATGAGGGATGAGAGGATATTGGTGTTGGCACTCCTCGCGAAAGAGAACCCTGAGCAAAGGGGATATTATGCATAAGGTAAAGATATAGAGATCCTGGTCTCGCAATCTGAACATCGTTATTCGTCATCTCAGGCATATTAAAGGTCATATCTCACGGTGTTTCTGGTTATCTCAGACAAATAGTTAACGGTAATGCCAGAGCGTATTTATGATTCTATGCAGGTAGAATGAATGGTTATGTTAGCGTAAACGGTCTTGATAGCCAGATCCTACACGCTTGACTTCCTGAGTTACGGGGATACTGTTCATAAGAGGTCGAGCATACTTATCTACATAGATTCGCGGATGTGTAACAGTTTAAGAGATTTAAGACATCCGTATCCCCAAGGCAAGGCAACCCCCCGGAAGCGAGCTTGCTTCCGGGGGGTTGCCTTTCGGAGCGGGCGATTACCGCCGTTCGCTAGTATTATGTTATGCGCGGGAAATATATTTACCTTCGCGCGTGTCGATCAGAAGGACGTCGCCTTCGTTGATGAACAGTGGCACTTGAACGTTGAGGCCGGTTTCCACGGTTGCGTTTTTCGTTGCGCCCGTTGCGGTGTTGCCCTTGACGCCCGGCTCTGTCTCAACGACCTTCAGCTCAACGCTGTTCGGGAGATTGATGCCGATAATCTCGCCTTGGTAGCTGCTGATATGAACGATCATGTTGTCTTTGAGGAAGTTCAGTTCCCATTCGAGCTGATCCTTCGTCAGATTGAACTGATCATAGGACTCATTATCCATGAACGTATATTCATCTCCGCTGTTGTACAGGTATTGTACTTCGCGGTTATCGATTTGCGCCCTCGCAAGCGTTTCGCCCGCGCGGAACGTTTTCTCCACCGTGTTGCCGTTGCGCAGGTTTTTCAACTTGGAGCGCACAAACGCGGCGCCTTTGCCCGGCTTCACATGCTGGAAATCGAGGACCGTAAAAATATCTCCGTCCACTTCAACTGTCAATCCTGTCTTAAAATCGTTAACTGATATCATTCGCTTGATTCCCTCCTACAATTATGCAACCCAGATTCCTTGGACGGAGTAGATCCCTGATGCTCCCCAATCCTGTCCGACTACATGTCCAATACGAGCAGTTCCTTGGTCGATTGAGTAATAATCTCAATTCCACTGTCCGTAATGACAATATCATCCTCAATGCGCACACCGCCGAAGCCCGGCAAATAGATGCCCGGCTCGACCGTTACCGTCATGCCCGGGGCGAGCACATCATCGGACGAAGAAGCAAGACGAGGCATTTCATGGATTTCCATGCCTACGCCGTGCCCGGTGCTGTGTCCGAACTGATCGCCATATCCATGGCGCTTGATAATATCGCGCGCCAACGCGTCGGCTTCCCGTCCCGTCATGCCCGGACGGATGTGAGCCAGCGCATTCAGCTGCGCTTCCAGTACAATATTGTAAATGTCCCGGTGTTTATCCGACGGAGTGCCGAGAACGACAGTCCGTGTCAGATCGGAACAGTAGCCGTTGTACAATGCGCCGAAATCAAATTTGATGAATTCATTGCCTTGAATGACCCGTTCGCTCGCCACGCCGTGCGGAAGAGCCGAGCGCTCCCCGGATGCAACGATCGTATCGAACGAACTGGACGTCGCCCCATGCTTGCGCATGAAGAACTCCATTTCCAAAGCGAGATCCTTCTCCCGCACACCAGGCTTGATGAAGCCAAGTATGTGGCTGAAGGTTGTGTCGGCAAGTTGGGCCGCTTCCCTCATTACCGCCAGTTCCTCCGCATCCTTGATCATGCGCAGATCTTCTACCAGTCTGCCGACCGGAACCAGCTCGATTCCTTGCAGCTGCTCGCTGTATGCGGCATACGTCGAATACGTCACATGCTCCTGCTCGAAGCCGATACGGGTTAGTCCCGCCTCCGACAGCAGCTGCTTCAGCGTGTCTGTCATTTTCGGCGCGTGCTCCACCACTTGCATATGCTTCGCCTGATCCGATGCTTGCGTCGTGTAACGGAAATCCGTCATTAGAACCGCCCGATCGGCTGTAATGAAGACGTAGCCTGAAGAACCGGTAAATCCGGTCAAATACCGCCGGTTAACAGCACTGGCCACAAACAGTGCTTCCAAGCCGCGAGCTTCCATCGCTGCTCTCAATCGAGTAATGCGGTGTTGACTCATTCTCATCATCTCCTGACATGGACTATTGTCAATCCGTAATTCGGGCCGCCCGATTATTCCCGCTTCGAATCGGTTATAGCCTGGTGAAGCGCCACAAGTCCCAACTCGTAGGACCTCGATCCGAACCCCGCAATCTGACCGAGGACAACCGGTGCGGTTACCGATACATGCCGGAAGGCTTCCCTTTTATGTATGTTCGACATATGGACTTCAACTGTCGGGATATTTACGGCGCTAATCGCATCGCGCAGCGCATAGCTGTAATGCGTCAGTGCGCCCGGATTGATTAGGATGCCGTCATGCGTGCCGTAAGCGGCATGAATGCGGTCGATCAGTTCGCCTTCGTGATTGCTCTGGAAGGTCTCCAACTGAACGCCCCATTCCTCCGCCATCCTCGACAGCCTGCCCTCTATCGCGGCCAACGATTCGTCTCCATAGACTCCGGGCTCGCGTATGCCGAGCATGTTCAGATTCGGTCCGTTCAATACCAGATAGGAAGCCAAGCCGTACACCCCTTTCCCCGTACACGATTACATGAGAATCCTCACGTATTTTAACATACGAAGCGGCAAATGAGAAGCGTAACCACAGAGGAGAAGGTACTTTCGAAGCGTACTTTCCGGCACCCGGACGAATTACATGACAGGCTGAGGCTGCGAGCGGTCGTCGGATGCATCCCCGCCGCCGTCCTTTTCTCCCTTGTCCGGCGAATCTTGCCGGTCTCCCGACGCATCGGATTGCTCCGAATCTTGCGGCTCCCGCTCCCGCTCTTCATTGAACTCCGTCGCCACAGTGTAGCCGATGAACAGCCCCCACAGCAGCATCGTGCACGATTCTGTCCATATCGTATTCCATGTCGTATGCCGCACCGGCGGAACCAAGCCTAGCATTGGCCCGGGTGCAACGAATAGGATAACCCACCACACGAGGCCGAAGACGACGCCCGCCCAAGGGCCAGGCACTTTGCGGAGCACAAGCACATACAACAGCGCCGCCAAAATCGAGAAGACGATGAATGTACCCAAGCCGAGAAGCTGGCCGTACCCCGTTGTCAAATAGGCATGCTTGAAAAACGGCTCGACCAAAAAACCGGGCACGATAATCGTAAAGTGAAAAATATAGCTGAGCCAATGCAGTCCCCCCCATATCAACCCGGCAAAAAAGCCGGTCACCACGCCGAACGAGAACGGATTCGTCCGCTGCTGCTGCATGCGAGTTTGTCGTTCGTTCATTTCGATTGCTCTCCTTTCCTCGGAC
Proteins encoded in this region:
- a CDS encoding DUF441 domain-containing protein, with the protein product MNGELVLVVLIVVGLVSRSPIITTAACILLIVKLVHLERYLPAIERRGLELGLLFLTIAVLVPFAAERITSEHLWSTLTSWPGIIALAGGAIATSMNGRGLELLKTDPQMIVGLVAGSLIGIILLRGVPVGPLMAAGITALLLTISRWIIDKF
- a CDS encoding aspartate kinase, with protein sequence MALYVMKFGGSSVGTVERMKQVAERIVQKKLEGHQCVVVVSAMGDTTDDLIDQAKSINDQLPAREMDMLLTTGEQISVSLLSMAIQKLGHASMSMTGWQAGFRTDATHGKARIMDIVPERVHAALQAGNIVIVAGFQGMTEDGEITTLGRGGSDTTAVALAAAIEADVCEIYTDVDGIYSTDPRIVRRARKLKEISYDEMLELANLGAAVLHPRAVEYAKHNKVCLVVRSSFNYNEGTYVKEEAKMEQGVVVSGIAYDKNVARISVLGVADLPGVLARMFGALADAQIDVDIIVQSGVTNGEADFSFTTALHDRDRAVQVLENIRSEVPYREVTSEADLVKISIVGAGMVSHPGVAAQMFRVISETGVSIKMVSTSEIKVSCVVLNSKLNDIIAALHTSYGLDAVEEAFVGGPKDRR
- a CDS encoding transposase; the protein is MNGWSNVGTLEELMNLFPTEESCIPALFASRWPHGFRCPNCRHARAYIIRTRRVPLYECSDCKHQTSLTAGTILEGSRTSLRKWIAAIWLVSHPDEGINAVRLSSVLKITYKTAWAMLHKIRIAISCADEEERLDHRVFGFIAFNGPRQYPNVELGPREQPIIVSVSLDSNGEERQYKMKQINRRHISGKLLLPCGRDHFIAEHVSAPESMISIIRQRFRVKQNSPLYGVFRRAQRWLSETFRGISGKYLQYYLDEFCYRENAAARQTAGWEPLAAICFANNGARRRYLWRVSSSKTSVHLLTAA
- the efp gene encoding elongation factor P, translated to MISVNDFKTGLTVEVDGDIFTVLDFQHVKPGKGAAFVRSKLKNLRNGNTVEKTFRAGETLARAQIDNREVQYLYNSGDEYTFMDNESYDQFNLTKDQLEWELNFLKDNMIVHISSYQGEIIGINLPNSVELKVVETEPGVKGNTATGATKNATVETGLNVQVPLFINEGDVLLIDTREGKYISRA
- a CDS encoding M24 family metallopeptidase, whose amino-acid sequence is MSQHRITRLRAAMEARGLEALFVASAVNRRYLTGFTGSSGYVFITADRAVLMTDFRYTTQASDQAKHMQVVEHAPKMTDTLKQLLSEAGLTRIGFEQEHVTYSTYAAYSEQLQGIELVPVGRLVEDLRMIKDAEELAVMREAAQLADTTFSHILGFIKPGVREKDLALEMEFFMRKHGATSSSFDTIVASGERSALPHGVASERVIQGNEFIKFDFGALYNGYCSDLTRTVVLGTPSDKHRDIYNIVLEAQLNALAHIRPGMTGREADALARDIIKRHGYGDQFGHSTGHGVGMEIHEMPRLASSSDDVLAPGMTVTVEPGIYLPGFGGVRIEDDIVITDSGIEIITQSTKELLVLDM
- the aroQ gene encoding type II 3-dehydroquinate dehydratase, producing the protein MASYLVLNGPNLNMLGIREPGVYGDESLAAIEGRLSRMAEEWGVQLETFQSNHEGELIDRIHAAYGTHDGILINPGALTHYSYALRDAISAVNIPTVEVHMSNIHKREAFRHVSVTAPVVLGQIAGFGSRSYELGLVALHQAITDSKRE
- a CDS encoding YqhR family membrane protein, whose product is MNERQTRMQQQRTNPFSFGVVTGFFAGLIWGGLHWLSYIFHFTIIVPGFLVEPFFKHAYLTTGYGQLLGLGTFIVFSILAALLYVLVLRKVPGPWAGVVFGLVWWVILFVAPGPMLGLVPPVRHTTWNTIWTESCTMLLWGLFIGYTVATEFNEEREREPQDSEQSDASGDRQDSPDKGEKDGGGDASDDRSQPQPVM